One region of Bubalus bubalis isolate 160015118507 breed Murrah chromosome 15, NDDB_SH_1, whole genome shotgun sequence genomic DNA includes:
- the LOC102406674 gene encoding histone H4-like has protein sequence MSGRGTRGKGLGKGGAKRHCKVLGGNIQGITKPAVRRLARRGGVKRISGLIYEETRGVLKVFLENVIPDAVTYTEHAKWKTVTAMDVVYTLKRQGRTLYGFGS, from the coding sequence ATGTCTGGACGTGGCACCCGCGGCAAAGGCCTGGGGAAAGGCGGCGCTAAGCGCCACTGCAAGGTTCTGGGCGGCAACATCCAGGGCATCACTAAACCTGCTGTCCGCCGCCTGGCTCGTCGTGGTGGTGTGAAGCGCATCTCCGGGCTCATCTACGAAGAGACCCGCGGGGTCCTGAAAGTGTTTCTGGAGAACGTGATCCCGGACGCAGTCACCTACACCGAGCATGCCAAGTGGAAGACAGTCACCGCTATGGACGTGGTCTACACTCTTAAGCGCCAGGGCCGTACTCTCTACGGTTTTGGCAGTTAA